In Desulfotomaculum sp., the genomic window TTTCCTCAGTATCCGCAGGGATCTGGCTGATCTTGCCGCAGTTGAACTGCCGCTGCTGCCAATGGACCTTTACATGAAGCCACCCTGGTGAAAATTTTAGAAACAGACATAAGGGACAATGGGAGGGAAGTGTGTTTGGCAAAAGTAATATTTCGGGAGGAACGCTGTAAAGGCTGTCAGCTTTGTACTACTGCTTGTCCTAAAAAGATAATTACTATGGCAAGCAATATTAATGAAATGGGTTATCATGTCGCATCTGTGACCGAGCAGAAAAAATGCACCGGCTGCGGCCTTTGCGTAATCATGTGTCCCGATATGGTAATCGAAGTGGAGAGGGGGCGGGAAAATTGAGAAGGTTTCTAATGAAAGGAAATGACGCTATCGGCGAAGGGGCTATTTTAGCCGGATGCCGTCACTTTTTCGGCTACCCGATAACACCGCAGAGCGAAGTTACCCATTATCTGGCCAAAAGGCTTCCGGAAATAGGCGGACTTTTCATGCAGGCCGAAAGCGAATTGGCCTCAATCAATCTGGTTTTTGGCGCAGCCTGCGCCGGAGCCAGGGTTATGACAGCATCCTCCGGTCCGGGAATCAGCCTGATGCAGGAAGAGCTTTCTTTTCTTGCAGGATCCGAACTCCCCTGCGTGCTGGTGAATATTATGCGCGGCGGTCCCGGCCTTGGCAATATAGGGCCTTCACAGGCTGATTACTTTCAGGCAACCAAAGGCGGAGGCCACGGCGATTATCACATAATTGTACTGGCTCCAAATTCGGTGCAGGAAATTCTTGACATAATGAAAAAAGCCTTCGATCTGTCCGACATGTACCGCATGCCGGCGATGGTCCTGGCAGACGGCATTATGGGGCAGATGATGGAACCGGTAGTGATTGACGAGGAGAAAAGTGTTGAGATACCGCCCCGGCCGTGGGCTACTACAGGCAGGGATTATCACGAGGATAGAAATGAGATTAATTCTTTATTTGTTATCCTGGAAGAAATGGAAGAAGTGAATTTAAGGCTTTTACACAAGTATGAAGAAATTTGCGCCAAGGAAACACTCTGCGAGGAATACATGCTGGATGACGCCGAAGTTGCCCTGGTGGCTTTCGGCACGGTCTCACGGATTTGCCGCGCGGTAGTTGACAAAGCACGCGAACAGGGTATCCGGGCCGGATTAGTACGTCCTATTACACTGTGGCCGTTCCCCTATGATGTAATCAGCCGGACCGCCAAATCAGTCCAATGCTTTTTGGCGGTGGAAATGAATATGGGTCAGATGTTTGAGGATATTGAAATCGGCGCAAAGGGCCGGGCGCCAGTATACCATTACGGCAGGCTTGGCGGAATGGTTCCGCTGGCCAAAGATATTTTAGAAGAACTTAAGAAAGTTAGCGAAAGGGGAGGAACAGGCCAATGAAAAAAATTACTGCAAGGCCATATAGCCTGAGGGACGTTCCCTTTCATTACTGCCCCGGCTGCATGCATGGAATTGCCCACCGCCTGGTTGCCGAAGTCATTGACGAACTGGGGGTCAGCGGGCGCACTATTGGAATTAGTTCGGT contains:
- a CDS encoding tungsten formylmethanofuran dehydrogenase encodes the protein MAKVIFREERCKGCQLCTTACPKKIITMASNINEMGYHVASVTEQKKCTGCGLCVIMCPDMVIEVERGREN
- a CDS encoding 3-methyl-2-oxobutanoate dehydrogenase subunit beta, coding for MRRFLMKGNDAIGEGAILAGCRHFFGYPITPQSEVTHYLAKRLPEIGGLFMQAESELASINLVFGAACAGARVMTASSGPGISLMQEELSFLAGSELPCVLVNIMRGGPGLGNIGPSQADYFQATKGGGHGDYHIIVLAPNSVQEILDIMKKAFDLSDMYRMPAMVLADGIMGQMMEPVVIDEEKSVEIPPRPWATTGRDYHEDRNEINSLFVILEEMEEVNLRLLHKYEEICAKETLCEEYMLDDAEVALVAFGTVSRICRAVVDKAREQGIRAGLVRPITLWPFPYDVISRTAKSVQCFLAVEMNMGQMFEDIEIGAKGRAPVYHYGRLGGMVPLAKDILEELKKVSERGGTGQ